Proteins encoded in a region of the Rutidosis leptorrhynchoides isolate AG116_Rl617_1_P2 chromosome 9, CSIRO_AGI_Rlap_v1, whole genome shotgun sequence genome:
- the LOC139868185 gene encoding replication protein A 70 kDa DNA-binding subunit C-like, whose amino-acid sequence MEPAFINVRDITAVSKNFALRVKVVRMWVQKGYGYDKNNFINELILVDEQGDKIGLLIRSQLRAKFVRQFFEDGTYIIRNVSVADNKLWKTIHCDHEYKLSCVFKTFVTKTSEWNGQPTRFNFRQFSDILNLEIGYDVSVDVIGRMVGIGNLTPYVRDGLDTKYISATIKDISGDVLYCTLWGDFADKLNDYMDVKQSGVGVILIIQFGKTKERLCILFAHYI is encoded by the exons ATGGAACCTGCATTCATTAACGTGCGAGATATTACCGCTGTCAGCAAGAATTTTGCTCTCCGAGTCAAAGTGGTTAGGATGTGGGTGCAAAAGGGGTATGGATATGACAAAAACAACTTCATCAATGAACTCATTCTTGTGGATGAGCAG GGTGATAAAATAGGTTTGTTAATTAGAAGCCAGCTAAGGGCTAAGTTTGTAAGACAGTTTTTTGAAGATGGTACTTATATCATAAGAAATGTATCTGTCGCTGACAATAAATTGTGGAAGACAATTCATTGCGATCATGAATATAAACTTTCATGCGTATTCAAAACATTTGTTACCAAAACAAGCGAATGGAATGGACAACCAACTCGCTTTAACTTTAGACAATTCTCTGATATTTTGAATTTAGAGATTGGTTACGATGTGTCAGTTG ATGTGATTGGCAGGATGGTTGGGATTGGTAACCTGACTCCATATGTGAGGGATGGTCTTGATACAAAGTATATCAGTGCTACTATAAAAGACATAAG TGGGGACGTACTGTATTGCACCCTTTGGGGTGATTTTGCTGACAAGCTGAATGATTACATGGACGTAAAACAGTCGGGGGTTGGCGTTATATTGATCATACAATTCGGAAAGACCAAGGAGAGACTATGTATTTTATTTGCTCATTACATCTAA